One genomic window of Halolamina sediminis includes the following:
- the arcS gene encoding archaeosine synthase subunit alpha: MTEYFEVHGRDGAARLGELRLADPVTTPATVDEVTEDAGSLWAEDRELPDGADDRLTILPHRAFPPGTREPVRESFRVDHPEIDAPSAAVVSSEEARDVGADAYLLSDANGFVGHAAAFKDAIVRTREAIPADTALYLSGVATPRNVATLVYAGVDLVDAKKAKVRGAEGFYLTSEGERFLEDLRELPCSCSACQQPIEEFDRRDCAEHNVNALRTELRVVRERIREGRLRDYVEGQARHDQWLTAAFREFDQQYEYVEERAPVVRDSELAAASGDSIRRPEIQRFAERVTERYRAEFDGPLVLVPCSATKPYSESQSHRQFHDAIQWRGHLASMTSPIGVVPQELELTYPAQQYDTVVTGRWSADEKEFVSAVLRRYLERNDYDRVIAHVPPGGYTDICETVEPAVDAEFEYTVGDHPTTDESLDALSAALEGEEAYQKRTREHRIVRAMADYQLGEGAGEALFPSDEIQTTSRYPKLQVRDSEGEQLATMVPNYGVLSFTTAGARKWAESDAPSKTVEIDEFVPHGSVLAPGVVDADEEIRTGDEVIVDGPKAFGVGRASMFGEEMLESSRGIAVETRHVDEI, from the coding sequence ATGACCGAGTACTTCGAGGTGCACGGGCGCGACGGCGCCGCCCGCCTCGGCGAACTTCGCCTCGCCGACCCCGTCACGACGCCGGCCACGGTCGACGAGGTGACCGAAGACGCCGGCTCCCTCTGGGCCGAGGACCGCGAGCTCCCCGACGGCGCCGACGACCGCCTCACGATCCTCCCCCACCGCGCGTTCCCGCCGGGCACCCGCGAGCCCGTCCGGGAGTCGTTCCGCGTCGACCACCCCGAGATCGACGCCCCCAGCGCCGCCGTCGTCTCCAGCGAGGAGGCCCGGGACGTGGGTGCCGACGCCTACCTGCTCTCGGACGCCAACGGCTTCGTCGGCCACGCCGCGGCGTTCAAAGACGCGATCGTCCGCACCCGCGAGGCGATCCCCGCCGACACCGCGCTCTACCTCTCCGGCGTCGCGACGCCGCGCAACGTCGCGACGCTCGTCTACGCCGGCGTGGATCTCGTCGACGCGAAGAAAGCGAAGGTCCGCGGCGCGGAGGGGTTCTACCTCACCAGCGAGGGCGAGCGGTTCCTCGAAGACCTCCGAGAGCTTCCCTGCTCGTGTTCGGCCTGCCAGCAGCCGATCGAGGAGTTCGACCGCCGGGACTGCGCGGAGCACAACGTCAACGCACTGCGCACCGAACTCCGGGTCGTCCGCGAGCGCATCCGCGAGGGGCGCCTCCGGGACTACGTCGAGGGGCAGGCCCGCCACGACCAGTGGCTCACTGCGGCGTTCCGGGAGTTCGATCAGCAGTACGAGTACGTCGAGGAGCGCGCCCCCGTGGTCCGGGACAGCGAACTCGCGGCCGCAAGCGGCGACAGCATCCGCCGGCCCGAGATCCAGCGCTTCGCCGAGCGCGTGACCGAACGTTATCGGGCCGAGTTCGACGGGCCGCTCGTGCTGGTGCCTTGCTCGGCGACGAAGCCGTACAGCGAGTCCCAGAGCCACCGACAGTTCCACGACGCGATCCAGTGGCGCGGCCACCTCGCGTCGATGACCTCGCCCATCGGCGTCGTCCCGCAGGAGCTGGAGCTCACCTACCCGGCCCAGCAGTACGACACCGTCGTCACCGGCCGCTGGAGCGCCGACGAGAAGGAGTTCGTCTCGGCGGTGCTGCGGCGCTACCTCGAACGGAACGACTACGATCGCGTGATCGCCCACGTCCCGCCGGGCGGCTACACCGACATCTGCGAGACGGTCGAGCCCGCCGTCGACGCCGAGTTCGAGTACACTGTCGGCGACCACCCCACGACCGACGAGTCGCTCGACGCGCTCTCGGCGGCGCTGGAGGGGGAAGAAGCGTACCAGAAGCGCACTCGCGAACACCGGATCGTCCGCGCGATGGCCGACTACCAGCTCGGCGAGGGCGCGGGCGAGGCGCTGTTCCCGAGCGACGAGATTCAGACCACCAGTCGCTACCCTAAGCTGCAGGTCCGCGACAGCGAGGGCGAGCAGTTGGCGACGATGGTGCCCAACTACGGCGTGCTCTCCTTTACCACCGCGGGCGCCCGGAAGTGGGCCGAGAGCGACGCGCCGAGCAAGACCGTCGAGATCGACGAGTTCGTCCCCCACGGCAGCGTGCTCGCGCCGGGCGTCGTCGACGCCGACGAGGAGATCCGCACGGGCGACGAAGTGATCGTCGACGGCCCGAAGGCGTTCGGCGTCGGCCGGGCGTCGATGTTCGGCGAGGAGATGCTCGAGTCGAGTCGCGGGATCGCGGTCGAGACGCGGCACGTCGACGAGATTTGA
- a CDS encoding sensor histidine kinase, whose translation MVESGGSGGIVAVLLREIGFNPDVESDREPDRGPVRLVASAIVVLTGVVLLIPNITVLLTPGLGPVGLALSLLGTVVSTGLVAAGYSLYHSNFSNRNAIRIAIWNVLGIVVLGAVMLGLFAYQRNAGAAPVDRAFTIANLLAIGAAAHVIIGVYDARRVRAEELAAERRKLAVLNRVLRHNLRNEATVMLGHADQIAAVAEDQGVVDSAETLKRHVETVGELAEEADTVMSIYDRRGSGLEERSIRADAKEAVAAVADAHPDADLTVDVLEGVTVRSDPALTDALAELVENGVVHGAEEPEVTVTAAREDGRVAIEIRDNGPGIPEEEYQVVTGDTEITQLTHGSGLGLWVAQAVVDAADGRLEFGSSTEGGTVVTLRLPAA comes from the coding sequence ATGGTGGAATCAGGAGGGAGCGGGGGTATCGTCGCCGTGCTCCTGCGAGAGATCGGCTTCAACCCCGACGTGGAGAGCGACCGCGAGCCCGACCGTGGGCCCGTCCGGCTGGTCGCGAGCGCTATCGTCGTCCTGACGGGGGTCGTCCTGCTGATCCCGAACATCACCGTCCTGCTGACGCCGGGGCTCGGGCCGGTCGGGCTCGCGCTCTCGCTGCTCGGCACGGTGGTCTCGACCGGGCTGGTCGCTGCGGGGTACAGCCTCTACCACAGCAACTTCAGCAACCGCAACGCGATCCGGATCGCGATCTGGAACGTGCTCGGGATCGTCGTGCTGGGAGCGGTGATGCTCGGCCTGTTCGCCTACCAGCGCAACGCCGGCGCCGCCCCGGTCGACCGGGCGTTCACGATCGCGAACCTGCTCGCGATCGGCGCGGCGGCCCACGTCATCATCGGCGTCTACGACGCTCGGCGTGTCCGGGCGGAGGAACTGGCCGCCGAGCGCCGGAAGCTGGCGGTGCTGAACCGCGTGCTCCGGCACAACCTACGGAACGAGGCGACGGTGATGCTCGGTCACGCCGACCAGATCGCTGCAGTCGCCGAGGATCAGGGGGTCGTCGACTCCGCGGAGACGCTCAAGCGGCACGTCGAGACCGTCGGCGAGCTCGCCGAGGAGGCCGACACCGTGATGAGCATCTACGATCGCCGCGGGAGCGGGCTCGAGGAACGGTCGATCCGGGCCGACGCGAAGGAGGCAGTGGCCGCGGTGGCCGACGCCCATCCCGACGCCGACCTCACGGTCGACGTGTTGGAGGGGGTGACGGTCCGTTCGGACCCCGCGCTTACGGACGCGCTGGCGGAGCTCGTCGAGAACGGCGTCGTCCACGGCGCCGAGGAGCCCGAGGTCACCGTCACCGCAGCCCGCGAGGACGGCCGCGTCGCGATCGAGATCCGGGACAACGGTCCGGGCATCCCCGAGGAGGAGTACCAGGTCGTCACCGGCGACACCGAGATCACCCAGCTCACCCACGGCTCCGGGCTGGGGCTCTGGGTCGCGCAGGCGGTCGTCGATGCCGCCGACGGGCGGCTGGAGTTCGGCTCGTCCACCGAGGGCGGCACGGTCGTCACGCTCCGGCTCCCGGCGGCCTGA
- a CDS encoding M28 family peptidase has translation MVHLPDAVVGDAQTSLFAWNRLEELVDVGNRMAGQTGEAAGAEIIREAFETAGLQNPHVEEFEIPGWWRGESSLTVESPSERVHEGSHQVVALPGTPAGEATAPIVDVGDGTYEEFEAKSAELDGAIAMATSDTPESADRWLHRMEKYVNAADHGAVAFVFRNHIEGALPPTGEVGYNNRPGPIPAVGVSKEVGARLARYAADGDCEVTVDVDCRNEPATSRNVEAFVGPEGPDEGGNADEVLVTAHVDAHDIADGANDNGAGSVLVAEVGRLLSQVADDLDSRVRLVTFGSEEIGLRGAYHCAETTDLSNVKCVINLDGACSSRTLRVGTNGFDELGELFRSVAADFDAPISTGSTISPHGDQWAFVQEGVPATMTGTSSDQSGRGWGHTHADTLDKLDSRDLRDVATLVTEAVYRAAQGEFEVESRSREETRDAIDEGYVQELKMGGRWPY, from the coding sequence ATGGTCCATCTACCCGACGCCGTCGTCGGCGACGCACAGACGAGCCTGTTCGCGTGGAACCGGCTCGAAGAGCTCGTCGACGTGGGCAACCGCATGGCCGGGCAGACCGGCGAGGCAGCCGGCGCCGAGATCATCCGCGAGGCGTTCGAGACGGCCGGGCTCCAGAACCCCCACGTCGAGGAGTTCGAGATCCCCGGCTGGTGGCGCGGTGAGTCGTCGCTGACAGTCGAGTCGCCGAGCGAGCGCGTCCACGAGGGGAGTCACCAGGTCGTCGCGCTCCCGGGCACGCCCGCGGGCGAGGCGACGGCGCCGATCGTCGACGTCGGCGACGGCACCTACGAGGAGTTCGAGGCTAAGAGCGCCGAGCTCGATGGCGCGATCGCGATGGCCACGAGCGACACCCCCGAGTCGGCCGACCGCTGGCTCCACCGGATGGAGAAGTACGTCAACGCCGCAGATCACGGCGCGGTCGCGTTCGTGTTCCGGAACCACATCGAGGGCGCACTGCCGCCGACGGGCGAGGTCGGCTACAACAACCGCCCCGGCCCGATCCCCGCCGTCGGCGTCTCGAAGGAGGTCGGCGCGCGACTGGCGCGCTACGCCGCCGACGGCGACTGCGAGGTGACCGTCGACGTGGACTGCCGGAACGAGCCCGCGACCTCCCGGAACGTCGAGGCGTTCGTCGGCCCGGAGGGCCCCGACGAGGGGGGCAATGCGGACGAGGTGCTCGTGACCGCCCACGTCGACGCCCACGACATCGCCGACGGCGCCAACGACAACGGCGCCGGCTCGGTGCTCGTCGCCGAGGTCGGCCGACTGCTCTCGCAGGTCGCCGACGACCTCGACAGCCGCGTCCGGCTGGTTACGTTCGGCTCCGAGGAGATCGGCCTGCGCGGCGCGTACCACTGTGCGGAGACGACCGACCTCTCGAACGTGAAGTGCGTGATCAACCTCGACGGCGCCTGTAGCTCCCGGACCCTCCGCGTCGGCACGAACGGGTTCGACGAGCTCGGCGAGCTGTTCCGCTCGGTCGCCGCCGACTTCGATGCGCCGATCTCGACGGGGTCGACGATCTCTCCCCACGGCGACCAGTGGGCGTTCGTCCAGGAGGGCGTGCCAGCGACGATGACCGGTACCAGCTCCGACCAGTCCGGCCGCGGCTGGGGGCACACCCACGCCGACACGCTGGACAAGCTCGACTCCCGGGATCTGCGCGACGTGGCGACGCTGGTGACGGAGGCAGTGTACCGCGCGGCACAGGGGGAGTTCGAGGTCGAGTCCCGCAGCCGCGAGGAGACCCGCGACGCGATCGACGAGGGGTACGTACAGGAATTGAAGATGGGCGGGCGGTGGCCCTACTGA
- a CDS encoding SHOCT domain-containing protein — protein sequence MVPLKSWPGIALVLVVSLGLAALTAVLSLGALPAVVLILGWFIVAPALAILTYYEDDADGDPEAADDPVATLRERYARGELTEAEFERQLDTLLETEGTEQPSNRDRERTVVEER from the coding sequence ATGGTCCCGCTCAAGTCCTGGCCGGGCATCGCGCTCGTCCTCGTAGTCTCGCTCGGACTCGCCGCCCTCACCGCAGTGCTCTCGCTGGGCGCCCTCCCCGCGGTCGTCCTCATCCTCGGCTGGTTCATCGTCGCGCCGGCGCTGGCGATCCTCACGTACTACGAGGACGATGCCGACGGCGATCCTGAAGCGGCCGACGACCCCGTAGCGACGCTGCGGGAGCGCTACGCCCGCGGCGAGCTCACCGAGGCGGAGTTCGAACGGCAACTGGACACGCTGCTGGAGACCGAAGGCACCGAACAGCCCTCGAACCGGGATCGGGAGCGGACCGTGGTCGAGGAGCGGTAA
- a CDS encoding universal stress protein — translation MPKTVLVPVDGSPQSEVALDHALEQFPDDEIVALTAVDPIAAGYSAAPGAEGGYPGEWIEQANERADDILNDAVEHAAEQGHEIDTVRVTDRPARAIVDYADEEDVDHIVLGSHGRTGVTRVLLGSVAETVVRRSPCPVTVVR, via the coding sequence GTGCCCAAGACCGTACTCGTCCCCGTCGACGGATCGCCACAGTCCGAGGTCGCGCTCGACCACGCACTCGAACAGTTCCCCGACGACGAGATCGTCGCGCTGACCGCGGTCGACCCCATCGCGGCCGGCTACAGCGCCGCGCCGGGGGCCGAAGGAGGCTACCCCGGTGAGTGGATCGAACAGGCGAACGAGCGTGCGGACGACATCCTCAACGACGCCGTCGAACACGCCGCCGAGCAGGGCCACGAAATCGACACCGTCCGCGTCACCGACCGGCCGGCCCGGGCGATCGTCGACTACGCCGACGAGGAGGACGTCGACCACATCGTGCTCGGCAGCCACGGCCGGACGGGCGTCACGCGCGTGCTGCTGGGCAGCGTCGCCGAAACCGTCGTCCGGCGTAGCCCGTGTCCGGTGACGGTGGTTCGGTAG
- the trmY gene encoding tRNA (pseudouridine(54)-N(1))-methyltransferase TrmY, producing MRQFLVVGHDAPTEPSFSLDDIAGGAGRLDVLCRCVNAAFFLSHDLREDVQVHLVLADEYTVTFDGADLRRLNPDERSTAALIRGALEEKREAIGHQPVETSPGVSLYRMGVEATFERVARDATVVQLHEDGEPLPEVEPPADPLFVLSDHHDFAESEAELLAENADQRVRVGPELLHADHTITVAHNYLDTAGYERY from the coding sequence ATGCGCCAGTTCCTCGTCGTCGGGCACGACGCCCCGACCGAGCCGTCGTTCTCGCTCGACGACATCGCCGGCGGCGCCGGCCGGCTGGACGTGCTGTGTCGCTGTGTCAACGCCGCGTTCTTCCTCTCACACGACCTCCGAGAGGACGTACAGGTCCACCTCGTGCTCGCCGACGAGTACACCGTCACCTTCGACGGCGCCGACCTCCGCCGGCTCAACCCCGACGAGCGCTCGACGGCGGCGTTGATCCGCGGCGCACTGGAGGAGAAGCGGGAGGCGATCGGCCACCAGCCGGTCGAGACGAGTCCGGGCGTCTCGCTCTACCGGATGGGCGTCGAGGCGACGTTCGAGCGCGTCGCTCGGGACGCGACGGTCGTCCAACTCCACGAGGACGGCGAGCCGCTCCCGGAAGTCGAACCGCCGGCGGACCCGCTGTTCGTGCTCTCCGATCACCACGACTTCGCCGAGTCGGAGGCGGAGCTGCTAGCGGAGAACGCGGACCAGCGAGTCCGGGTGGGCCCGGAGCTGCTCCACGCCGACCACACGATCACGGTCGCGCACAACTACCTCGACACCGCGGGGTACGAGCGGTACTAG
- the ggt gene encoding gamma-glutamyltransferase codes for MSEPDLDRFTSRRSTVYGAEGVVATSQPLASQAGISVLRDGGNAFDAAVATAAALNVVEPTSTGLGGDVFALYKTADGDVGAMRSCGGAPADATLENVREAVAAESDEEIEPEEAEMPMTGAQAVTVPGTARGWELTAEEFGNKGLAELLQPAIRYATEGYPVSEVIASQWQHGEELFTDEHAREAYLFDGEAPSTGQEVTLPRLGESLQTIAEEGADAFYEGEIAEKIAEEVQSKGGFMTTEDLADFEPELLDPVSTTYNGAEVYELPPNNQGLIALEALNVAEEIGAGEHDLDSPERVHYFAEAMKVAFADGHHYITDPEYEDHPPLGSEDWAKERADLIGETANHDVSFGVEGSNAEDADTVLLCVADGEGNVVSFINSRFAGFGSGLVAGDTGIALQNRGASFSLDEDHPNHIEPGKRPFHTLVPAIADFAADDDETEDWAAFGVMGGFMQPQGHLQVISNIVDYDLPLQAALDLPRWRYREDGTLAVEERLGDGNELLTKLTRKGHDVRVLYPGLFGGAQIVRNEDGTLSGATEPRKDGNAQGY; via the coding sequence ATGTCTGAACCGGACTTAGACCGCTTCACTTCGCGCCGGTCGACCGTCTACGGCGCGGAGGGCGTCGTCGCGACCAGCCAACCCCTCGCCTCACAGGCGGGGATCTCCGTCCTGCGCGACGGCGGCAACGCGTTCGACGCCGCGGTCGCGACCGCGGCCGCGCTGAACGTCGTCGAGCCCACCTCTACGGGGCTGGGCGGCGACGTGTTCGCACTGTACAAAACCGCCGACGGCGACGTGGGCGCGATGCGCTCCTGTGGTGGCGCGCCCGCCGACGCGACGCTCGAGAACGTCCGCGAGGCCGTCGCCGCGGAGTCCGACGAGGAGATCGAGCCCGAGGAGGCCGAGATGCCGATGACCGGCGCACAGGCCGTGACCGTCCCGGGTACCGCGCGGGGCTGGGAGCTCACCGCCGAGGAGTTCGGCAACAAGGGGCTGGCCGAACTGCTCCAGCCGGCGATCCGCTACGCGACCGAGGGGTACCCCGTCTCCGAGGTCATCGCGTCCCAGTGGCAGCACGGCGAGGAGCTGTTCACCGACGAGCACGCCCGCGAGGCGTACCTGTTCGATGGCGAGGCGCCGAGCACGGGGCAGGAGGTCACGCTCCCCCGACTCGGTGAGTCCCTCCAGACCATCGCCGAGGAGGGCGCCGACGCGTTCTACGAGGGCGAGATCGCCGAGAAGATCGCCGAGGAGGTGCAGTCGAAGGGCGGGTTCATGACGACCGAGGACCTCGCCGACTTCGAGCCCGAGCTCCTCGACCCGGTGTCGACGACGTACAACGGCGCCGAGGTGTACGAGCTCCCGCCGAACAACCAGGGACTGATCGCGCTGGAGGCACTCAACGTCGCCGAGGAGATCGGCGCCGGCGAGCACGACCTCGACAGCCCCGAGCGCGTCCACTACTTCGCGGAGGCGATGAAGGTCGCGTTCGCGGACGGCCACCACTACATCACCGATCCCGAGTACGAGGACCACCCGCCGCTGGGTTCGGAAGACTGGGCGAAAGAGCGCGCCGACCTCATCGGCGAGACCGCCAACCACGACGTGAGCTTCGGCGTCGAGGGGAGCAACGCCGAGGACGCCGACACCGTCCTCCTCTGTGTTGCAGACGGGGAGGGGAACGTCGTCTCCTTCATCAACTCCCGCTTCGCCGGCTTCGGCTCCGGACTGGTCGCGGGCGACACGGGGATCGCGCTCCAGAACCGCGGCGCGTCGTTCTCGCTCGACGAGGACCACCCCAACCACATCGAGCCCGGGAAGCGCCCGTTCCACACGCTGGTCCCCGCGATCGCGGACTTCGCGGCCGATGACGACGAGACGGAGGACTGGGCCGCCTTCGGCGTGATGGGCGGGTTCATGCAGCCACAGGGCCACCTGCAGGTGATCTCGAACATCGTCGACTACGACCTGCCGCTGCAGGCCGCACTGGACCTGCCGCGCTGGCGCTACCGGGAGGACGGCACGCTGGCCGTTGAGGAGCGACTGGGCGACGGCAACGAGCTGCTGACGAAGCTCACCCGGAAAGGCCACGACGTGCGGGTGCTCTACCCCGGCCTGTTCGGCGGCGCCCAGATCGTCCGGAACGAGGACGGCACGCTGTCGGGCGCGACCGAGCCCCGGAAGGACGGGAACGCACAGGGGTACTGA
- a CDS encoding RAD55 family ATPase — MERLPLGVARIDSILRGGAPPGSTLLAAGESGAGAREFAHTAAAMNALYDADPELFDLYYGDLPDRSVVPPEVHYVSFTADADEIAREMQHSMDDDIVEAATEHMQFRDLSPEYFQLSPIPREWYMGEAQTIEDLGKSEGTEDVLGALGDYLNENATGNLVVLDSISDLVGAMGEDVEWNDITTLLRGLTKASHTWDGLIIMIVNRDAITRTEFGQLMDASEGTFEFSWESGGSQRARTMVVRQFRGVLSQLEAENIVRFETEIHEGGFDVSDVRKIR; from the coding sequence ATGGAGCGGCTACCGCTGGGCGTCGCGCGCATCGACAGCATCCTCCGCGGCGGGGCGCCGCCGGGGAGCACCCTGCTCGCGGCCGGGGAGTCCGGGGCGGGCGCCCGCGAGTTCGCCCACACCGCGGCGGCGATGAACGCGCTGTACGACGCCGACCCGGAGCTGTTCGACCTCTACTACGGCGATCTGCCCGATCGGTCGGTCGTCCCGCCGGAGGTCCACTACGTCTCCTTCACCGCCGACGCCGACGAGATCGCCCGCGAGATGCAGCACTCGATGGACGACGACATCGTCGAGGCGGCGACCGAACACATGCAGTTCCGCGACCTCTCCCCGGAGTACTTCCAGCTTTCGCCGATTCCGCGGGAGTGGTACATGGGCGAGGCCCAGACGATCGAGGACCTCGGGAAATCCGAGGGGACCGAGGACGTGCTCGGCGCGCTCGGGGACTACCTCAACGAGAACGCCACGGGCAACCTCGTCGTGCTCGACTCGATCTCCGACCTCGTCGGCGCGATGGGCGAGGACGTGGAGTGGAACGACATCACGACGCTGCTCCGCGGGCTCACCAAGGCCTCCCACACCTGGGACGGCCTGATCATCATGATCGTCAACCGCGACGCGATCACCCGCACGGAGTTCGGGCAGTTGATGGACGCCTCCGAGGGGACGTTCGAGTTCTCGTGGGAGTCCGGCGGCTCCCAGCGCGCCCGGACGATGGTCGTCCGGCAGTTCCGGGGGGTGCTCTCCCAACTGGAGGCCGAGAACATCGTCCGCTTCGAGACCGAGATCCACGAGGGCGGCTTCGACGTGAGCGACGTGCGGAAGATCCGCTAG
- a CDS encoding beta-ribofuranosylaminobenzene 5'-phosphate synthase family protein, with amino-acid sequence MARVETAARLHFGFGNLALAHDRLYGALGVALDRPTLAVEATTAEAVVCDDEVAAEYAERVCELLDLPGAAVSVESDLPRHAGLGSGTQTALAVLAAIARAYGRAPAARERAPDLGRGGRSGVGVATFEQGGFVLDAGHPAALFTADAPEVGAWEVPAVSARHPVPGDWRFLVVVPDASAGRSGDDEDASMRRTVADAESELADRIAGVVVRGVLPAVAAGDAARFGDAVSEVGRLNGAWYADEQGGTYRPPVGSVVDALSSSAAVYGAGQSSWGPAVYGVTDAAHADAAREAGADALEATGVGGEVLVAAGRNRGASID; translated from the coding sequence ATGGCACGCGTCGAGACAGCTGCGCGACTCCACTTCGGCTTCGGCAACCTCGCGCTGGCACACGACCGGCTCTACGGCGCGCTGGGCGTCGCGCTCGATCGCCCGACGCTCGCCGTCGAGGCGACGACCGCCGAGGCGGTGGTCTGCGACGACGAGGTGGCCGCTGAGTACGCCGAGCGCGTCTGCGAGCTGCTCGATCTACCCGGTGCAGCGGTGTCTGTCGAGAGCGACCTCCCCCGCCACGCCGGGCTCGGCAGCGGCACGCAGACCGCGCTGGCCGTGCTCGCGGCGATCGCCCGGGCGTACGGCCGCGCGCCAGCAGCCCGTGAGCGCGCGCCCGATCTCGGCCGCGGGGGCCGCTCGGGCGTCGGCGTCGCGACGTTCGAACAGGGCGGGTTCGTGCTCGACGCCGGCCACCCCGCGGCGCTGTTCACGGCCGACGCGCCCGAGGTGGGGGCGTGGGAGGTACCGGCGGTGTCCGCGCGCCACCCCGTCCCCGGCGACTGGCGGTTCCTCGTCGTCGTCCCCGACGCTTCGGCGGGACGAAGCGGCGACGACGAGGACGCCTCGATGCGCCGGACGGTCGCCGACGCCGAGTCCGAACTCGCCGACCGGATCGCGGGCGTCGTGGTCCGCGGGGTGCTACCCGCGGTCGCGGCCGGCGACGCCGCCCGTTTCGGCGACGCCGTGAGCGAGGTCGGTCGGCTCAACGGCGCGTGGTACGCCGACGAGCAGGGCGGCACCTACCGACCCCCGGTGGGGAGCGTCGTCGACGCGCTCTCCTCGTCGGCCGCGGTGTACGGCGCCGGCCAGTCGTCGTGGGGGCCGGCGGTGTACGGCGTCACCGACGCCGCACACGCCGACGCTGCCCGCGAGGCCGGAGCGGACGCGCTCGAGGCGACGGGCGTCGGGGGGGAGGTACTCGTCGCTGCGGGGCGTAACCGCGGGGCGTCGATCGACTAA